Proteins encoded by one window of Cyclobacteriaceae bacterium:
- a CDS encoding response regulator transcription factor, translated as MMRESLTVYLADDHTVVRKGMLRLLKTFQRVKEVKEAANGKELLALIEAEPPDAVILDLEMPVMSGMDAARHISLHHPDVKMLILTMHTEAVFIHKLMDIGIHGFLSKSVEPAEVERALYSIVDKDFYKNEIVEEAMRKNISGSGVETTSRLSSRELEILLLICQELTPTEISNRLQISEKTFFNHRTNILVKTRSRTNVGLLRFAVQRGYIELS; from the coding sequence ATGATGCGTGAAAGCCTAACGGTATACCTGGCGGACGATCATACGGTTGTGCGGAAGGGCATGCTTCGCTTGCTAAAAACATTTCAACGGGTTAAAGAAGTGAAAGAGGCCGCTAATGGAAAGGAGTTGCTAGCCCTGATTGAAGCTGAACCTCCTGATGCAGTTATTCTGGATTTGGAGATGCCGGTTATGAGTGGTATGGATGCGGCCCGCCATATTTCCTTGCATCATCCGGATGTAAAAATGCTTATCCTTACCATGCACACCGAGGCGGTGTTTATCCATAAGCTGATGGATATCGGTATCCACGGATTTTTGAGCAAAAGCGTTGAACCTGCAGAGGTTGAACGAGCTTTGTATTCCATAGTGGATAAGGATTTTTACAAGAACGAGATTGTCGAGGAGGCTATGCGGAAAAATATTTCGGGTTCCGGTGTAGAAACCACCTCCAGGCTTAGCAGCCGTGAACTTGAGATTTTACTATTGATTTGCCAGGAATTAACCCCTACTGAAATCAGTAACCGCCTGCAAATCAGCGAGAAAACGTTTTTTAATCACCGCACCAACATATTAGTGAAAACCCGCAGCAGAACCAATGTAGGTCTGTTGCGCTTTGCCGTACAACGGGGTTACATTG
- a CDS encoding histidine kinase, producing the protein MEVLQAEHALEIIIWGTLVMLMLVSFMGVFVLLYQKRVIKEQEQRVAQELRYERQMIQLQLESQEQERKRIGADLHDSLGSLLWGAKVNAQLVQQSAALGSEALESHQELVKILNESIEAVRKIAWELTPEAFHYTGLSGSLKKLCHQMDGKPIQIKLLEHNTQSWNDDRALLVFRIIQELITNTFKHSGASQLMIVLDWHFDKLNIRYTDNGKGLPEKETRKGVGMWNIEQRVKHLKAVFQMRNPTVGSGLDITMEIPLHYDA; encoded by the coding sequence ATGGAAGTATTACAAGCGGAGCATGCTTTGGAAATAATCATTTGGGGCACACTAGTCATGTTGATGCTGGTGAGTTTCATGGGTGTATTCGTTTTGCTTTATCAAAAGCGAGTTATAAAAGAACAGGAGCAGCGTGTTGCACAAGAGTTGAGATACGAACGACAAATGATCCAACTCCAGTTGGAAAGTCAGGAACAGGAGCGAAAGCGCATCGGTGCAGACTTGCATGATTCATTGGGTTCGTTGCTGTGGGGGGCTAAGGTAAATGCCCAGTTGGTACAACAATCTGCAGCGCTGGGCTCAGAGGCACTGGAGTCGCACCAGGAGTTGGTAAAAATTCTTAATGAAAGCATCGAAGCTGTACGGAAAATAGCTTGGGAGTTAACTCCAGAAGCGTTTCATTATACCGGTCTTTCGGGTTCATTAAAAAAACTTTGTCATCAAATGGATGGAAAGCCCATTCAAATTAAATTGTTGGAACATAATACGCAATCGTGGAATGATGATCGTGCCCTGTTGGTATTCCGGATTATTCAGGAATTAATTACCAACACGTTTAAACATTCGGGAGCATCCCAATTGATGATTGTGTTGGACTGGCATTTTGACAAACTCAACATTCGGTATACCGACAATGGAAAGGGTTTGCCTGAGAAGGAAACACGAAAGGGCGTTGGCATGTGGAATATTGAACAACGCGTTAAGCATCTTAAAGCTGTTTTCCAAATGAGAAACCCTACTGTCGGATCAGGATTAGATATTACCATGGAAATACCTTTACACTATGATGCGTGA